From one Thiohalobacter sp. genomic stretch:
- a CDS encoding P-loop NTPase: MPRILSITSGKGGVGKTTLSVNLALALAARGRRVCLFDADLGLANANILLDLKPEQTLEQVLEGACRLADIILPARQGLDVVPGASGVEALANLEPLLLADLQAQFAALDDYDYVIFDTASGIGHGVMQLVLASPEVLVALSPEPTSLTDAYALVKLLRQHRHRGRLDVVVNMARTRALGRHTFDKFREVARVYLQMELELLGTVPHDKRVPEAIRARRAVVESEPEGPASRAMQGLAEALEARADEIPGTDMAEFFWRYTNVPVPVLDAGPAVDGRPAKAAANARRPVHAEAGPEAEAGSENQAGPEAGPVVDAVHARLDTIAAAVEALRAEVAALRQDRATDTEPAPEAEPLVEPALSTDTAASPGSGHTAEAASLDDALPPPVERRAGGSWGPGHSRAVRGDRRATPIDSVQLRRVLGRLLTRAVAEGRTDRPLRVDSGTERVADGNRCRLLPGRYSRISLHLDGHPAPDTFVEEVFEACDITGCKVHALGGDARYWLTAARDGGILLETPAGGETRLHVYLPMGQDAAALPDANDSERVEVPLAVKRPQSLRERLAERLEKASAGDGVDFYRLRREGPPVLFAVSREATAAPGRQSRP, translated from the coding sequence ATGCCCCGGATTCTGAGCATCACCAGCGGCAAGGGCGGTGTAGGCAAGACCACGCTCAGCGTCAATCTGGCGCTGGCGCTGGCCGCCCGCGGCAGGCGGGTGTGCCTGTTCGACGCCGATCTCGGACTGGCCAACGCCAACATCCTGCTGGACCTGAAGCCCGAGCAGACGCTGGAGCAGGTGCTTGAGGGGGCATGCCGGCTGGCCGATATCATCCTCCCCGCGCGTCAGGGCCTGGACGTGGTGCCGGGGGCCTCCGGGGTGGAAGCGCTGGCGAATCTCGAACCTCTGCTGCTGGCCGACCTGCAGGCCCAGTTCGCCGCGCTGGACGACTACGACTACGTGATCTTCGACACCGCCTCCGGCATCGGCCACGGCGTGATGCAGCTGGTGCTGGCCTCACCGGAGGTGCTTGTGGCCCTGTCCCCGGAGCCGACTTCGCTGACCGACGCCTACGCGCTGGTCAAGCTGTTGCGCCAGCACCGCCACCGGGGCCGGTTGGACGTGGTGGTGAACATGGCGCGTACCCGTGCGCTGGGGCGGCATACCTTCGACAAGTTCCGGGAAGTCGCGCGGGTCTACCTGCAGATGGAGCTGGAGCTGCTGGGCACCGTGCCCCATGACAAGCGGGTCCCGGAGGCCATCCGGGCGCGGCGTGCAGTGGTGGAAAGCGAACCGGAGGGGCCGGCGAGCCGGGCGATGCAGGGGCTGGCCGAGGCCCTGGAGGCCCGTGCCGACGAGATCCCCGGTACCGACATGGCCGAGTTCTTCTGGCGTTACACCAATGTGCCGGTGCCCGTGCTGGATGCCGGGCCGGCCGTCGATGGCCGACCGGCGAAAGCGGCTGCGAACGCGCGAAGGCCTGTTCACGCCGAAGCGGGGCCCGAGGCCGAAGCGGGATCCGAGAACCAAGCGGGACCCGAGGCCGGGCCGGTCGTGGATGCCGTGCATGCGCGGCTGGATACCATTGCCGCGGCCGTCGAAGCCCTGCGCGCGGAAGTGGCGGCGCTTCGACAGGACCGTGCCACGGACACGGAGCCCGCGCCCGAAGCCGAGCCCCTTGTGGAGCCTGCCCTGTCAACTGACACGGCCGCCAGTCCCGGTTCCGGGCATACAGCCGAAGCAGCGAGCCTGGACGATGCCCTGCCGCCACCGGTCGAACGCCGTGCCGGTGGCTCGTGGGGTCCGGGACATTCGCGTGCCGTGCGCGGTGACCGCCGCGCCACGCCCATCGACAGCGTCCAGTTGCGGCGGGTGCTGGGGCGTTTGCTGACCCGCGCGGTGGCAGAGGGCAGGACCGACCGGCCATTGCGGGTCGATTCCGGCACCGAGAGGGTCGCCGATGGCAATCGCTGCCGGTTGCTTCCGGGGCGCTATTCCCGCATCAGCCTGCACCTGGATGGGCATCCGGCGCCGGATACCTTTGTCGAAGAGGTCTTCGAGGCGTGTGACATCACCGGCTGCAAGGTGCATGCGCTGGGTGGGGATGCGCGCTACTGGCTCACCGCGGCGCGCGACGGCGGGATTCTGCTGGAAACGCCGGCCGGCGGAGAAACCCGCCTGCATGTCTACCTGCCGATGGGGCAGGATGCGGCGGCATTGCCGGACGCAAACGATTCGGAACGGGTCGAGGTCCCGCTGGCCGTCAAGAGGCCGCAAAGCCTCCGCGAGCGGCTGGCGGAACGTCTGGAGAAGGCGTCGGCCGGTGACGGGGTCGATTTCTACCGCCTGCGCCGGGAAGGGCCGCCGGTGCTGTTTGCCGTCAGCCGCGAAGCAACCGCAGCGCCGGGACGCCAGTCCCGGCCCTGA
- a CDS encoding peptidylprolyl isomerase, producing MKAPLYLAATLALVFTTALATPLHAAEGDKVRALVNGKPITQEMLDVYRAQRARRSHQGHGHEIDEQTALQELINVELMLQDAERKKLDQRPEVKRELDWHRRGVLVSLGMREYLEQNPVTEADLKAAYEKRKAAHPGKEYKARHILVKSEEEAKAIIAELEKGADFAELAKRKSTGPTGKNGGDLGWFSPDQMVPEFGTAVQKLKKGEFSRAPVKTQFGWHVILLEDMREVPPPDFESLKPELQARLQNARIDAFLKGLRDKAKIEIK from the coding sequence ATGAAAGCACCCCTATATCTGGCCGCCACCCTGGCCCTGGTATTCACCACGGCCCTCGCCACCCCCCTGCATGCCGCCGAGGGCGACAAGGTCCGTGCCCTGGTGAACGGCAAGCCCATCACCCAGGAAATGCTGGACGTCTACCGTGCCCAGCGTGCGCGGCGCAGCCACCAGGGTCACGGACATGAAATCGACGAGCAGACCGCGCTCCAGGAACTCATCAACGTGGAACTGATGCTGCAGGACGCCGAGCGCAAGAAGCTCGACCAGCGACCCGAGGTCAAGCGCGAGCTGGACTGGCACCGGCGCGGCGTGCTGGTGAGCCTGGGCATGCGCGAATACCTCGAACAGAACCCGGTGACCGAGGCCGATCTCAAGGCCGCCTACGAAAAACGCAAGGCTGCCCACCCGGGCAAGGAATACAAGGCCCGCCACATCCTGGTGAAGAGCGAGGAGGAAGCAAAGGCCATCATCGCCGAGCTGGAGAAGGGTGCCGACTTCGCGGAACTGGCGAAGCGCAAATCCACCGGCCCCACTGGCAAGAACGGTGGCGATCTCGGCTGGTTCAGTCCCGATCAGATGGTGCCGGAATTCGGTACCGCGGTGCAGAAGCTGAAGAAGGGTGAATTCAGCCGCGCACCGGTGAAGACGCAGTTTGGCTGGCACGTCATCCTGCTCGAGGACATGCGCGAGGTGCCGCCGCCCGACTTCGAGTCCCTGAAGCCGGAGCTGCAGGCGCGCCTGCAGAATGCGCGCATCGATGCCTTTCTCAAGGGGTTGCGTGACAAGGCGAAGATCGAAATCAAGTGA
- a CDS encoding BolA family protein, with product MIRERLQAALAPESIDIQDDTAKHAGHAGARGGGGHFIVRIVSTAFAGKTPVQRHRMVFEALGDAMQTEIHALSIDARTPDET from the coding sequence ATGATCCGGGAACGGCTGCAGGCCGCGCTGGCCCCGGAATCCATCGACATTCAGGACGACACCGCCAAACATGCGGGCCATGCCGGCGCGCGCGGTGGCGGCGGCCATTTCATCGTGCGCATCGTCAGCACGGCCTTTGCCGGCAAGACGCCCGTTCAGCGCCACCGCATGGTGTTCGAGGCACTGGGAGATGCCATGCAGACCGAAATCCATGCCCTGAGCATCGACGCCCGTACCCCCGACGAAACCTGA
- a CDS encoding YciI family protein gives MLYAIISRDRPDSLDRRLEARPAHLARLEALQAEGRLLLAGPHPAIDAEDPGPAGFTGSLVVAEFDSLEAARVWADADPYRAAGVYQSTEVKPFRKVFPK, from the coding sequence ATGCTCTACGCCATCATCTCGCGTGACCGGCCGGACAGCCTGGACCGACGCCTGGAGGCCCGGCCCGCACATCTGGCACGGCTGGAGGCCCTGCAGGCAGAGGGACGCCTGCTGCTGGCCGGCCCTCACCCGGCCATCGACGCCGAAGATCCGGGCCCGGCCGGATTCACCGGCAGCCTGGTGGTAGCGGAATTCGATTCCCTGGAGGCGGCGCGCGTCTGGGCCGATGCCGACCCTTACCGGGCCGCGGGCGTCTACCAGTCCACCGAAGTCAAACCCTTCCGCAAGGTATTTCCGAAGTGA
- a CDS encoding septation protein A: protein MRLFFDFLPILLFFIVYKLYGIYPATATAIVATAVLIAGFWLRFRRVEKAHLLTLAIIVLFGGATLLLHDPTFIKWKPTVAYWLFGLGFLGSQFIGRANFTERMMGQALAAPTAVWTRLNYAWSLFFIAMGALNLYVAYSFSENTWVNFKLFGSLGLTLLFILAQGLYLARVAEQKATAAPEEEA from the coding sequence ATGCGTCTCTTTTTCGACTTTCTGCCCATACTGCTGTTCTTCATCGTCTACAAGCTGTATGGCATCTACCCGGCGACCGCCACCGCCATCGTCGCTACCGCCGTGCTGATCGCCGGTTTCTGGCTGCGCTTCCGGCGCGTGGAAAAGGCCCATCTGCTGACCCTGGCCATCATCGTGCTGTTCGGTGGCGCCACCCTGCTGTTACATGATCCGACCTTCATCAAGTGGAAGCCCACCGTGGCCTACTGGCTGTTCGGATTGGGCTTTCTGGGCAGCCAGTTCATCGGCCGCGCCAATTTCACCGAGCGCATGATGGGGCAGGCACTGGCCGCGCCTACGGCCGTCTGGACGCGGCTCAACTACGCCTGGTCACTGTTCTTCATCGCCATGGGCGCCCTCAACCTCTATGTCGCCTACAGCTTCTCCGAGAATACCTGGGTCAACTTCAAGCTGTTCGGCAGTCTGGGACTGACCCTGCTGTTCATCCTGGCGCAGGGCTTGTATCTGGCGCGCGTTGCCGAGCAGAAGGCGACGGCCGCACCCGAGGAAGAAGCCTGA
- a CDS encoding PHP domain-containing protein, giving the protein MPRTHDLHTHSTASDGSLAPAELVRRAAAAGVEVLALTDHDTLDGVPEAQVAADAAGIELVPGVEISVSWQGHTIHVLGLGVDPGTPALRQGLAGLLAFRDWRAEEIGRRLGRAGIDGAFEAARARAQGRIVSRTHFAHFLVEAGHARDLRQVFKRYLVQGRPGHVPGRWAEMETAVGWIREAGGVAVIAHPARYRLTATRLRRLIGEFRECGGEGLEVVSGSHSPAEVSHMAGVARREGLLASCGSDYHGPEHPWVELGRLASLPEDCTPVWTAWAAA; this is encoded by the coding sequence ATGCCTCGAACTCACGATCTGCATACCCATTCCACGGCGTCGGACGGCAGCCTGGCGCCTGCCGAACTGGTCCGGCGTGCGGCAGCGGCCGGCGTCGAGGTCCTCGCCCTGACTGACCACGACACCCTGGATGGAGTTCCCGAGGCCCAGGTCGCCGCAGACGCGGCCGGCATCGAGCTGGTCCCCGGGGTGGAGATCTCGGTGAGCTGGCAGGGGCACACCATCCACGTGCTCGGCCTGGGCGTCGATCCGGGCACGCCGGCGCTGCGCCAGGGACTGGCCGGGCTGCTGGCCTTTCGCGACTGGCGTGCCGAGGAGATCGGTCGCCGGCTGGGCAGGGCCGGCATCGACGGCGCCTTCGAGGCGGCACGGGCGCGGGCGCAGGGCCGCATCGTCAGCCGCACCCACTTTGCCCACTTCCTGGTCGAGGCGGGGCATGCCCGCGACCTGCGCCAGGTGTTCAAGCGCTATCTGGTACAGGGCCGTCCCGGCCATGTGCCCGGCCGCTGGGCCGAGATGGAGACGGCCGTGGGCTGGATCCGCGAGGCAGGCGGGGTGGCGGTGATCGCCCATCCGGCGCGTTACCGGCTGACGGCCACCCGCCTGCGCCGCCTGATCGGCGAATTCCGCGAATGCGGCGGCGAGGGGCTGGAGGTGGTGTCCGGCAGCCACTCGCCTGCAGAGGTGAGCCACATGGCCGGCGTCGCGCGCCGCGAAGGCCTGCTGGCGTCCTGCGGGTCGGACTACCACGGCCCCGAGCACCCTTGGGTCGAACTCGGCCGGCTGGCGTCCCTGCCGGAGGACTGCACGCCGGTCTGGACCGCCTGGGCCGCGGCCTGA
- a CDS encoding L-threonylcarbamoyladenylate synthase, translated as MSQFFEIHPDNPQPRLIGRAVDLLRAGEVIAYPTDSSYALGCTLGNKAGMERIRRIRQLDDRHNFTLVCRDLSEIANYARIDNSAFRLLKAYTPGPFTFIFKATHEVPRRLQHPKRKTIGIRIPDHRIARALLEMLREPLMSSTLILPGEDLPETDPWEIRDKLEHELGAVIAGGACSPEPTTVVDMTEGTPRILRQGRGHIEGID; from the coding sequence ATGAGCCAGTTCTTCGAGATCCATCCCGACAATCCCCAGCCGCGGCTGATCGGGCGTGCCGTCGACCTGCTGCGCGCGGGCGAGGTGATCGCCTATCCCACCGATTCCAGCTACGCGCTCGGCTGCACGCTGGGCAACAAGGCAGGGATGGAGCGCATCCGTCGCATCCGCCAGCTCGACGATCGCCACAACTTCACCCTGGTGTGCCGCGACCTGTCCGAGATCGCCAACTACGCGCGCATCGACAACAGCGCGTTCCGGTTGCTCAAGGCCTATACGCCCGGGCCCTTCACCTTCATCTTCAAGGCCACCCACGAGGTGCCGCGGCGGCTGCAGCATCCGAAGCGCAAGACCATCGGCATTCGTATACCCGACCATCGCATTGCCCGGGCGCTGCTGGAGATGCTGCGCGAACCGCTCATGAGCAGCACCCTGATCCTGCCGGGCGAGGACCTGCCCGAGACCGATCCCTGGGAGATCCGCGACAAGCTGGAGCACGAGCTGGGCGCGGTGATCGCCGGCGGTGCCTGCAGCCCGGAGCCGACCACGGTGGTCGACATGACCGAGGGCACGCCACGCATTCTGCGTCAGGGCCGCGGTCATATCGAAGGCATCGACTGA
- a CDS encoding site-2 protease family protein, whose protein sequence is MQELSTIQYIAVAALPLLFAITVHEVAHGWMALRFGDRTAQMLGRLTLNPVKHIDPLGTIVIPVLLMMMGGFIFGWAKPVPVDWRNLRNPKRDMAVVALAGPLANLAMALGWAIVAKIGLLLVDSFPWASVPMVLMGKIGVFLNLILMVLNLLPLPPLDGGRVLAGLLPNPLAAQVNRIEPYGFFILLGLLVTGVLGMLIGPPIHLLERIIYGLMGL, encoded by the coding sequence ATGCAGGAACTCTCCACCATCCAGTACATCGCCGTGGCGGCATTGCCGCTGCTGTTCGCCATTACCGTGCACGAGGTTGCCCACGGCTGGATGGCGCTGCGCTTCGGCGACCGCACCGCCCAGATGCTGGGAAGGCTGACGCTCAACCCGGTGAAGCACATCGATCCGCTGGGCACCATCGTCATCCCCGTTCTGCTGATGATGATGGGCGGCTTCATCTTCGGCTGGGCCAAGCCGGTGCCGGTGGACTGGCGCAACCTGCGCAATCCCAAGCGCGACATGGCCGTCGTGGCGCTGGCCGGACCGCTGGCGAATCTCGCCATGGCGCTGGGCTGGGCCATCGTGGCCAAGATCGGCCTGCTGCTGGTCGACAGCTTTCCCTGGGCCTCGGTGCCCATGGTGCTGATGGGCAAGATCGGGGTGTTCCTGAATCTGATCCTGATGGTGCTCAACCTGTTGCCCTTGCCACCCCTGGACGGCGGCCGGGTGCTTGCCGGACTGCTGCCCAACCCGCTCGCGGCTCAGGTCAACCGGATAGAGCCCTACGGCTTCTTCATTCTGCTCGGCCTGCTGGTCACCGGCGTGCTCGGCATGCTGATCGGGCCGCCGATCCATCTTCTGGAACGGATCATCTACGGGCTGATGGGGCTTTGA
- a CDS encoding tryptophan--tRNA ligase, with protein sequence MNSTVPTNGRVLSGMRPTGQLHLGHYHGVLKNWLRLQHEYDCFFFVADWHALTTHYEDSRDIVAHTWDMVIDWLAAGVNPGAAKLFIQSRVPEHAELHLLLSMITPLGWLERVPTYKDQQEQLKERDLATYGFLGYPLLQSADILIYRATGVPVGEDQVAHVELTREVARRFNHLYGREPGFEEKAEQAIRKMGKKNARLYNELRRKYQEKGDHEALAVARALLEDQQNLSLGDRERLFGYLEGSGRIILPEPQALLTPASKMPGLDGQKMSKSYGNTISLREEPDSVAQKLRTMPTDPARVRRSDPGDPDKCPVWQLHQVYSDEARQAWVREGCTSAGIGCLDCKQPIIEAVQAELKPIRERAREYVDNPALVRTIIEEGCEEARDVARETLQEVRAVMGLSYK encoded by the coding sequence TTGAACAGTACGGTGCCGACCAACGGCCGCGTCCTGTCGGGCATGCGGCCGACGGGGCAACTGCATCTGGGGCACTATCATGGGGTCCTCAAGAACTGGCTGCGGTTGCAGCACGAATACGACTGTTTCTTCTTCGTCGCCGACTGGCATGCGCTGACCACCCATTACGAGGATTCCCGCGACATCGTTGCCCATACCTGGGACATGGTGATCGACTGGCTGGCGGCGGGCGTCAACCCGGGTGCGGCCAAGCTGTTCATCCAGTCCCGCGTGCCCGAACACGCGGAACTGCATCTGTTGCTGTCCATGATTACTCCCCTGGGCTGGCTGGAGCGGGTACCCACCTACAAGGATCAGCAGGAGCAGCTCAAGGAACGCGATCTCGCTACCTACGGCTTCCTTGGTTACCCGTTGCTGCAAAGCGCCGACATCCTCATCTACCGTGCGACCGGCGTTCCGGTCGGGGAGGACCAGGTTGCCCACGTCGAACTGACCCGGGAGGTCGCCCGCCGCTTCAACCATCTTTATGGGCGGGAGCCCGGATTCGAGGAAAAGGCCGAGCAGGCCATCCGCAAGATGGGCAAGAAGAATGCTCGTCTTTACAATGAATTGCGTCGAAAATATCAGGAGAAGGGTGACCATGAGGCGCTGGCCGTCGCGCGCGCCCTGCTGGAGGACCAGCAGAACCTGTCGCTCGGCGACCGGGAGCGCCTGTTCGGTTACCTTGAGGGCAGCGGGCGCATCATCCTGCCCGAGCCCCAGGCCCTGCTGACCCCGGCCTCGAAGATGCCGGGGCTGGACGGACAGAAGATGTCCAAGTCCTATGGTAACACCATCTCGCTGCGCGAGGAACCCGACTCGGTGGCGCAGAAGCTGCGCACCATGCCCACCGATCCGGCGCGCGTGCGACGCAGCGATCCGGGCGACCCCGACAAGTGCCCGGTGTGGCAACTGCACCAGGTCTACTCCGACGAGGCGCGTCAGGCCTGGGTACGCGAGGGCTGCACCTCCGCGGGCATCGGTTGCCTGGACTGCAAGCAGCCCATCATCGAGGCCGTGCAGGCGGAGCTGAAGCCCATCCGCGAGCGTGCGCGGGAGTATGTGGACAATCCGGCGCTGGTGCGCACCATCATCGAGGAGGGTTGCGAGGAGGCACGCGATGTGGCGCGTGAGACCTTGCAGGAAGTTCGTGCCGTAATGGGTCTGAGTTACAAGTGA
- a CDS encoding segregation and condensation protein A: protein MTDETSPTPESARPEQVEMPFAMVQGEAVTELPRDLYIPPDALEVFLEAFEGPLDLLLYLIRRQNLDVLDIPVAEITRQYMEYITLMKELRLEVAAEYLVMAAMLAEIKSRMLLPRPTEGEGEEEDPRAELVRRLQEYERYKQAAEDLDALPRVQRDLFPATAKAPERQQSRQQPDIELKELLLAFREVMKRAEMFSHHHIQMEPLSVRERMSAVLSAVSQEQFTEFTSLFRIEEGRMGVVVTFLAILELIKESLLELIQAKPFAPIHVKAAGGSATIAPGDDAEPPEAAEA, encoded by the coding sequence ATGACCGACGAGACATCCCCGACCCCCGAGTCAGCGCGTCCCGAACAGGTCGAGATGCCCTTCGCCATGGTTCAGGGCGAGGCTGTCACCGAGCTGCCCCGGGACCTCTACATTCCGCCGGACGCGCTGGAAGTCTTCCTCGAGGCCTTCGAGGGGCCGCTGGACCTGCTGCTCTATCTCATCCGCCGCCAGAACCTCGACGTGCTCGACATCCCGGTGGCGGAGATCACCCGGCAGTACATGGAATACATCACCCTGATGAAGGAGCTGCGGCTGGAGGTCGCGGCCGAGTATCTGGTGATGGCCGCCATGCTCGCCGAGATCAAGTCGCGCATGCTGCTGCCGCGACCGACCGAGGGCGAGGGCGAGGAAGAGGATCCGCGTGCCGAACTGGTGCGGCGGCTGCAGGAATACGAGCGTTACAAGCAGGCCGCCGAGGATCTGGACGCCCTGCCGCGGGTACAGCGCGACCTGTTTCCCGCTACCGCCAAGGCGCCCGAGCGTCAGCAGTCGCGACAGCAGCCGGACATCGAACTCAAGGAGCTGTTGCTGGCCTTCCGCGAAGTGATGAAGCGGGCGGAGATGTTTTCCCATCACCATATCCAGATGGAGCCCTTGTCGGTGCGCGAACGCATGTCCGCGGTACTGTCTGCAGTGAGTCAGGAGCAGTTCACCGAGTTCACCAGCCTGTTCCGAATCGAGGAAGGGCGCATGGGCGTGGTGGTGACCTTCCTGGCCATTCTCGAACTCATCAAGGAATCGTTGCTGGAGCTGATCCAGGCCAAACCCTTTGCACCCATCCATGTCAAGGCAGCCGGCGGTTCGGCGACCATCGCGCCGGGTGATGATGCCGAGCCTCCCGAGGCCGCCGAGGCCTGA
- the scpB gene encoding SMC-Scp complex subunit ScpB, with the protein MSEHSIKTIIEAALLAAGRPLTLDQMQALFPEAAAPDKGELREALAALGEDYAARGIEVKEVASGWRIQVRAELEPWISRLWEEKAPRYSRALLETLALIAYRQPITRGEIEDIRGVSVSSSIMKTLQEREWVRVVGHRDVPGRPAMYGTTREFLDYFNLRSLDELPTLQALRDIDSINAELDLEPGEPRVARIGMADDLDFVAAPDDSDVAVDAGMTTAADRSEPSVADAAGGEVLH; encoded by the coding sequence ATGAGTGAGCATTCCATCAAGACCATCATCGAGGCTGCCCTGCTGGCAGCGGGCCGGCCGCTGACCCTGGACCAGATGCAGGCCCTGTTTCCCGAGGCTGCGGCACCGGACAAGGGCGAGCTGCGCGAGGCGCTGGCGGCGCTGGGCGAGGACTATGCCGCGCGCGGCATCGAGGTGAAGGAGGTTGCAAGCGGCTGGCGCATTCAGGTGCGTGCGGAACTGGAGCCCTGGATTTCCCGGTTGTGGGAGGAAAAGGCGCCCCGGTATTCCCGCGCCCTGCTGGAGACGCTGGCCCTGATCGCCTATCGCCAGCCGATCACCCGCGGGGAGATAGAGGACATCCGTGGCGTCAGCGTCAGCTCCTCGATCATGAAGACCCTGCAGGAGCGGGAGTGGGTGCGGGTGGTTGGTCACCGGGACGTGCCCGGGCGGCCCGCCATGTATGGCACCACCCGCGAATTTCTCGATTATTTCAATCTCAGGTCGCTGGACGAGCTGCCCACGCTGCAGGCGTTGCGCGACATCGACAGCATCAACGCCGAGCTGGACCTCGAGCCGGGCGAGCCGAGGGTGGCGCGCATCGGCATGGCGGACGACCTCGACTTCGTTGCCGCGCCCGACGACAGCGATGTTGCGGTGGACGCCGGAATGACCACCGCCGCAGACCGCAGCGAACCGTCCGTGGCCGATGCCGCCGGCGGCGAAGTCCTGCACTGA
- the rluB gene encoding 23S rRNA pseudouridine(2605) synthase RluB, with the protein MAERLQKVLARWGLGSRREIEDWIRAGRLKVNGRVAELGQTLAEGDRVQLDDKPLRAPRRFTGRRRVILYHKPVGEVCTRRDPEGRPTIFTNLPRLRSGRWVTVGRLDLNTAGLLLLTTDGELANRLMHPSTEIEREYAVRVHGEVTPEQLRELREGIELEDGPARFLDIRDAGGQGSNHWYHVVLAEGRNREVRRLWEAIGVRVSRLIRVRYGPVTLPRDLRPGEWRDLDATGIARLLDAVGMPAEAGEARAEPARRPRRPQRGRGRRRD; encoded by the coding sequence ATGGCCGAAAGGCTGCAGAAGGTGCTGGCCCGCTGGGGCCTGGGTTCCCGTCGCGAAATCGAGGACTGGATCCGGGCAGGGCGGCTGAAGGTCAACGGCCGTGTCGCGGAGCTGGGCCAGACCCTGGCCGAGGGCGACCGGGTGCAGCTGGACGACAAGCCGCTGCGCGCGCCGCGCCGGTTCACGGGCCGGCGCCGGGTCATCCTCTATCACAAGCCGGTCGGCGAAGTCTGCACCCGCCGCGATCCCGAGGGCCGTCCCACCATTTTCACCAACCTGCCCAGGTTGCGTAGCGGGCGCTGGGTCACCGTGGGCCGTCTGGACCTGAATACGGCCGGCCTGTTGCTGCTCACCACCGACGGGGAACTGGCCAACCGGCTCATGCACCCCTCCACGGAGATCGAGCGCGAGTACGCCGTGCGGGTGCATGGCGAGGTCACGCCGGAACAACTGCGCGAGCTGCGCGAGGGGATCGAGCTCGAGGACGGTCCGGCACGCTTTCTCGACATTCGCGATGCCGGCGGCCAGGGCAGCAATCACTGGTACCATGTCGTGCTCGCCGAGGGCCGCAACCGCGAGGTGCGACGGCTGTGGGAGGCGATCGGGGTCCGGGTCAGCCGGCTGATCCGGGTGCGCTACGGTCCGGTCACCCTGCCACGCGATCTCCGCCCCGGTGAATGGCGCGATCTCGATGCAACCGGTATCGCCCGCCTGCTGGATGCGGTGGGCATGCCAGCCGAGGCCGGCGAGGCCCGTGCCGAGCCGGCCCGCCGACCCCGGCGGCCGCAACGGGGGCGCGGCCGGCGCCGTGACTGA
- a CDS encoding endonuclease III domain-containing protein, giving the protein MTELRLPAKRLRGLHDRLLARYGPQHWWPGDSAFEIMVGAVLTQNTAWTHVERAIDNLRRAGALDPARILQLPSERLAELLRPSGYFNIKARRLKHFCAWYLDAGGWDALRERDTQALRAALLAVHGVGPETADDMLLYAFERPVFVIDAYTRRLFARQGLISGDEGYEVLRRACEQALGEDVALYNEFHALIVAHAKAHCRPRPDCAACPVGSGCSYADRVLAG; this is encoded by the coding sequence GTGACTGAGCTGCGACTGCCGGCGAAGCGGCTGCGCGGCCTGCATGACCGGCTGCTCGCCCGCTACGGTCCGCAGCACTGGTGGCCAGGCGACTCGGCCTTCGAGATCATGGTCGGTGCTGTGCTGACCCAGAACACCGCCTGGACCCATGTCGAGCGCGCCATCGACAACCTGCGCCGTGCCGGGGCGCTGGATCCTGCACGCATTCTGCAACTGCCGAGCGAGCGGCTGGCCGAGCTGCTGCGGCCGTCGGGCTATTTCAACATCAAGGCCCGTCGGCTGAAGCATTTCTGTGCCTGGTATCTGGACGCCGGCGGCTGGGATGCGTTGCGGGAACGGGATACACAGGCGCTGCGTGCGGCCCTGCTGGCCGTGCACGGGGTCGGCCCGGAGACTGCCGATGACATGCTGCTCTATGCCTTCGAGCGGCCGGTGTTCGTGATCGATGCCTATACCCGCCGCCTGTTTGCGCGCCAGGGCCTGATCTCGGGAGACGAGGGCTACGAGGTGCTGAGGCGGGCCTGCGAGCAGGCGCTGGGCGAGGACGTGGCGCTGTACAACGAATTCCATGCCCTGATCGTGGCTCACGCCAAGGCGCATTGCCGGCCCCGGCCCGATTGTGCAGCCTGCCCGGTGGGCAGCGGCTGCAGTTACGCGGACAGGGTGCTGGCAGGGTAG